The following proteins are encoded in a genomic region of Lactiplantibacillus plantarum:
- the spxA gene encoding transcriptional regulator SpxA — MVILYTAPSCTSCRKAKAWLQTHDIDFQEHNLFTEPLSIEKIKQILQLTESGTEEIISTRSKAFQQLNVDINDLSLNELFDMITHDPSLLRRPIMLDEKRLQVGYNEDEIRRFLPRRIRTLELLRAQQLANM, encoded by the coding sequence ATGGTTATTTTATATACCGCACCAAGTTGTACCTCATGTCGCAAAGCCAAGGCTTGGTTACAGACACACGACATTGATTTTCAAGAACACAATCTGTTTACCGAACCGCTTTCAATTGAAAAAATCAAGCAGATCCTACAACTGACTGAATCAGGGACGGAAGAAATTATTTCCACTCGCTCAAAGGCCTTTCAACAACTGAACGTTGATATTAATGATTTGTCACTCAATGAATTGTTTGACATGATTACTCATGATCCTAGTCTGTTACGTCGACCAATTATGCTTGATGAGAAGCGGCTGCAAGTTGGTTACAATGAGGACGAGATTCGCCGCTTCTTGCCACGAAGAATTCGGACATTAGAATTATTACGGGCACAACAATTAGCAAATATGTGA
- a CDS encoding adaptor protein MecA, with translation MEMERINEDTIRVVIGNDDLNERGIRVLDLLGNHKQIESFFYSILEEVDVDHQFQDNDAVTFQVLPNRNGLELFISKNSDNLQDTIAKATQSPDQSDDSDSQDDVSDYLKRKLMQTDTNQVEDGQGIAHNPTKDTNDLDPYLDDPDTPTKEYVLKFDQFEDLVSLAQLFRPEGLASNLFKYRDQYYLELVFFVDQSSTATIKDDVAVALEYAHLANISADVLLEHGEKIMSNAALETIRHYFK, from the coding sequence ATGGAGATGGAACGCATCAACGAAGATACGATTCGCGTCGTTATTGGAAATGATGATCTCAATGAACGCGGTATTCGCGTACTAGATTTACTAGGGAATCATAAGCAAATTGAAAGTTTCTTCTATAGCATCTTGGAGGAAGTTGATGTTGATCATCAATTTCAGGACAATGATGCCGTAACTTTCCAAGTATTACCAAACCGAAATGGTTTAGAATTATTTATTAGCAAAAACAGTGATAATTTACAAGATACGATTGCTAAAGCAACTCAGTCACCCGACCAATCGGATGATAGCGACTCACAAGATGATGTTTCAGATTATTTGAAGCGTAAACTGATGCAGACGGATACGAATCAGGTTGAAGATGGACAAGGTATTGCACATAATCCAACTAAGGACACTAATGATCTCGATCCGTATTTGGATGATCCTGATACACCAACTAAGGAATACGTGTTGAAATTCGATCAATTTGAGGATCTTGTTTCATTGGCACAATTATTCCGGCCAGAGGGACTCGCGTCTAACTTATTCAAGTATCGCGACCAATATTATCTAGAACTGGTTTTCTTTGTCGATCAATCATCAACGGCCACTATCAAAGATGATGTCGCAGTAGCCTTGGAATATGCCCATTTAGCTAATATTTCAGCTGACGTACTACTTGAACATGGTGAAAAGATCATGTCTAATGCTGCTTTGGAAACCATCCGGCACTATTTTAAATAG
- a CDS encoding competence protein CoiA gives MLIAMDAQHQLVNAATADRQIEYYCPECVQPVRLKRGAVIVPHFAHVHATDCDAFSEGETTEHLRGKQQLATWFAASGYTVRLEAGLPEIHQRPDILVRRGTAQPLALEFQCSPLSVERLAARTQGYRQHGYQVLWLLGRPYQRQLHLNSKALKFLQYQQRWGLFLLFLDTQSTSVRLLHHVLTLDTEPLTYQTIRLDTRSQSVLRFRQLAPKINTPTLPDTHLRHYYQQLMLARLRHQRGFDALQVACYQRGGTIVQLPTWTMPTVPQLPLLSVPYLVWHAHVFFALRQQSGRLTGPQLEALIWAQLRPLLARRACLQARGTLIQQLITTMITMLSEQQVINWQKTEWHVNSGQLRWRKH, from the coding sequence ATGTTGATCGCGATGGATGCCCAGCATCAACTCGTTAATGCGGCGACGGCTGATCGCCAAATAGAATATTACTGTCCAGAATGTGTGCAGCCGGTGCGATTGAAACGGGGGGCAGTGATCGTGCCACATTTTGCCCACGTCCATGCCACGGATTGTGATGCTTTCTCTGAAGGGGAAACAACGGAACATCTTCGTGGTAAACAACAATTAGCGACCTGGTTCGCTGCCAGTGGTTATACGGTGCGCTTAGAGGCTGGTTTGCCAGAGATACATCAGCGCCCGGATATCTTGGTTCGACGAGGTACAGCGCAACCACTCGCGTTAGAATTTCAGTGTTCACCCTTGTCAGTGGAGCGACTCGCAGCTCGGACGCAGGGCTATCGTCAGCATGGCTATCAAGTGTTATGGTTGTTGGGACGCCCCTATCAGCGACAATTGCACCTCAATAGCAAGGCTTTGAAGTTTTTGCAGTACCAGCAACGGTGGGGCCTGTTTCTACTTTTTTTGGACACTCAAAGTACTAGTGTTCGTTTATTGCATCACGTCTTGACATTGGATACGGAACCGCTGACCTATCAAACGATTCGACTGGATACGCGCAGCCAGTCGGTGTTACGTTTTCGCCAATTGGCTCCTAAAATTAACACCCCAACTTTGCCGGACACGCATTTACGGCATTATTATCAACAGTTAATGTTGGCACGGCTTCGACATCAACGTGGTTTTGATGCGTTACAAGTGGCTTGCTATCAACGCGGAGGAACGATTGTCCAGTTACCGACGTGGACGATGCCCACTGTGCCGCAACTACCGCTGTTATCGGTACCATATCTGGTCTGGCACGCCCACGTCTTTTTTGCACTGCGGCAACAGTCCGGACGGCTTACTGGGCCACAATTAGAGGCATTGATCTGGGCCCAATTACGGCCATTACTTGCCCGGCGTGCCTGCCTGCAAGCACGAGGCACGTTAATACAACAACTGATAACGACCATGATTACGATGCTTAGCGAGCAGCAAGTGATAAACTGGCAGAAAACTGAGTGGCATGTGAATTCCGGCCAGCTTCGATGGCGCAAACATTGA
- a CDS encoding peptidylprolyl isomerase gives MAFPQLDLSQVDGPKATIKTNFGDIKVQLFPKQAPKSVENFVGLAQKGYYDGIIFHRVIPDFMIQGGDPTGTGMGGESLWGKPFEDEFSQEVFNLRGALSMANAGPNTNGSQFFIVQKPQLDAGMSDQMKQAGYPEEIVTAYGNGGTPWLDFRHTVFGAVSDGMDIVDKIAATETGMQDKPVKDVVIETITIED, from the coding sequence GTGGCATTTCCACAATTAGATTTAAGTCAGGTCGATGGACCAAAAGCAACAATCAAAACTAACTTTGGTGATATTAAGGTTCAACTATTTCCAAAGCAGGCCCCCAAGAGTGTTGAAAACTTTGTTGGTTTAGCTCAGAAGGGTTACTACGATGGCATTATCTTCCACCGGGTCATTCCTGATTTTATGATTCAGGGTGGTGATCCAACCGGTACCGGGATGGGTGGCGAAAGTTTGTGGGGTAAACCATTTGAAGATGAATTCTCACAAGAGGTTTTCAACTTGCGAGGGGCATTATCAATGGCCAACGCTGGTCCTAATACGAACGGTAGCCAATTCTTTATCGTTCAAAAGCCACAATTAGATGCTGGGATGAGTGATCAGATGAAGCAAGCTGGTTATCCGGAAGAAATCGTGACTGCGTATGGCAATGGTGGCACGCCCTGGCTAGATTTCCGGCACACTGTTTTTGGTGCAGTTAGTGATGGGATGGATATCGTTGATAAGATTGCGGCCACTGAGACTGGTATGCAGGATAAACCAGTGAAGGATGTTGTGATCGAAACAATTACAATTGAAGATTAG
- a CDS encoding MBL fold metallo-hydrolase, translating to MKLTVLGYYGGYPYDGVGTSSYLITAGDYHLLLDCGSGALNALEEILDPLQLDSVLLTHYHHDHTADVGVLQYYWQLRAGERKTPVLPIYGHTADPLNFGALTWANATEGRAYDPAAVNQIGPFDVSFLPTKHPVPAYAVKLVERATGQELVFSADTAYLPELATFAAGAQLLMTDTNFAADKTGKMWHMTSAQSGKIAKDARVKKLLLTHLPQDVSFTQLQQEAQAAAGNDIQVTVAQKFLQLNLG from the coding sequence ATGAAACTAACAGTTCTTGGTTACTATGGTGGTTATCCATACGATGGCGTGGGTACGAGTTCTTACCTGATTACAGCCGGTGATTACCATTTATTGCTCGATTGTGGGTCGGGGGCGCTAAACGCCTTAGAAGAGATTTTAGACCCCTTACAGCTCGATAGTGTGCTCCTGACTCATTATCATCACGATCATACGGCGGACGTTGGGGTCTTACAATATTACTGGCAGTTGCGTGCTGGTGAACGGAAGACGCCCGTGCTGCCGATTTACGGGCACACCGCTGATCCACTTAACTTTGGTGCCTTGACCTGGGCGAATGCCACAGAAGGTCGGGCCTATGATCCGGCTGCTGTCAATCAAATTGGGCCGTTTGATGTGAGCTTTTTACCGACTAAACATCCAGTTCCAGCCTATGCCGTTAAGTTGGTCGAGCGAGCGACGGGGCAAGAACTTGTCTTTTCCGCCGATACGGCTTATTTGCCAGAATTAGCGACTTTCGCAGCCGGGGCACAGTTATTGATGACTGATACGAATTTTGCCGCAGATAAAACTGGTAAAATGTGGCATATGACGTCGGCACAGTCTGGTAAAATTGCCAAAGATGCCCGCGTCAAAAAATTATTGCTCACACACTTGCCACAAGATGTCTCATTTACACAACTCCAACAAGAAGCACAAGCAGCCGCCGGTAATGACATTCAAGTGACAGTTGCTCAAAAGTTTTTACAATTGAATCTTGGCTAG
- a CDS encoding VTT domain-containing protein, translating to MSFLIDFVLHIDQHLVTIVNSFGIWTYLILFAIIFIETGAVILPFLPGDSLLFAACALAANPTYGLHIWTFVILFLVAALAGDSLNFYIGHSLGERLTETSWFGRLINQKQLAKSEKFFEKHGGITVTIARFMPIIRTFVPFVAASSRMKYQQFIRYNVIGCVLWVILCCGGGYYFGNIPFVKEHFSMVVIGIILVSLIPAVFSAIRARFSHPTENED from the coding sequence ATGAGTTTTTTAATCGATTTTGTGTTGCACATTGACCAGCACTTAGTCACCATCGTGAATAGTTTTGGAATCTGGACCTACCTAATTCTCTTTGCCATCATCTTCATTGAGACTGGCGCGGTCATTTTACCATTTCTTCCCGGTGACTCCCTTTTATTTGCAGCTTGCGCACTCGCCGCTAATCCAACCTATGGCTTACATATCTGGACTTTTGTCATTCTCTTCTTGGTGGCAGCTTTGGCGGGCGACTCACTTAACTTCTATATTGGTCATTCCCTAGGAGAACGCCTAACTGAAACATCCTGGTTTGGTAGACTGATCAATCAAAAACAGCTGGCAAAGTCCGAAAAATTCTTCGAAAAACATGGTGGCATCACCGTGACCATCGCACGCTTCATGCCAATCATCCGAACCTTTGTCCCATTTGTAGCTGCCAGTTCGCGAATGAAGTATCAACAATTCATTCGCTACAACGTTATCGGCTGTGTCCTGTGGGTCATTCTCTGTTGTGGTGGTGGCTACTACTTCGGTAATATCCCGTTCGTTAAGGAACACTTTTCGATGGTTGTCATTGGAATCATCCTGGTTTCACTGATTCCAGCTGTCTTCTCTGCTATCCGCGCACGCTTTAGCCATCCAACTGAAAACGAAGATTAA
- a CDS encoding CvfD/Ygs/GSP13 family RNA-binding post-transcriptional regulator, with product MIVSNYRIGMRVHGRVTGIQPYGAFVTLDGEHQGLIHISECHEGYVKSITEYLKVGQAVDVIILDIDEYTGKISLSLRCIEHQPHPTVNDLEIYKTFRHKHFWTNRHVHAGFEPIANHLASWTSDSLNRLKAGEY from the coding sequence ATGATCGTGAGCAATTATCGAATTGGTATGCGGGTACACGGACGAGTCACTGGTATTCAACCATATGGTGCTTTTGTCACCTTAGATGGTGAGCATCAGGGATTGATTCACATTTCAGAGTGTCATGAAGGATACGTTAAAAGTATTACGGAGTATCTAAAGGTTGGTCAAGCCGTAGATGTTATTATTTTAGATATTGACGAATATACTGGAAAAATCAGCTTATCATTACGTTGTATCGAGCATCAACCGCATCCGACGGTCAATGATTTGGAAATCTACAAGACTTTTCGGCATAAGCATTTTTGGACGAATCGGCATGTTCATGCTGGCTTTGAACCAATTGCCAATCATTTAGCGAGTTGGACTTCGGATTCACTAAATCGATTGAAAGCGGGTGAGTATTAG
- a CDS encoding TIGR01457 family HAD-type hydrolase — translation MGKYKGYLIDLDGTVYRGRERIPAAKRFIERLQASQTDFLLVTNNTTKSPEDVAANLANNHDIHVSPANVYTAALATADYVNDLAGDGDKTMYVIGELGLKGAMLEKGFKFDERTPRFVIVGLDYDATYHKFELATLAIKRGAKFIGTNADTNLPNERGLVPGAGSVIAMVERATQQRATYIGKPETIIMQKAVDRIGLDKHDCVMVGDNYMTDISAAINFGIDSLLVYTGVSTPELVAQQAVKPTNEINSLDEWDLDDGVAK, via the coding sequence TTGGGTAAGTACAAGGGTTATTTAATTGATTTAGATGGAACAGTTTATCGTGGTCGGGAACGTATTCCTGCTGCTAAACGGTTTATTGAACGACTACAGGCTAGTCAGACTGATTTTTTATTGGTCACGAATAACACGACTAAATCACCAGAAGATGTGGCTGCAAACTTAGCGAACAATCACGATATTCATGTGAGTCCTGCGAATGTTTATACGGCAGCGTTAGCGACTGCAGACTATGTTAATGACCTTGCAGGTGATGGTGATAAAACGATGTACGTCATCGGGGAACTTGGCTTGAAGGGTGCAATGTTGGAAAAGGGCTTCAAGTTCGATGAGCGCACACCTAGATTCGTAATCGTTGGTTTAGACTATGATGCGACCTACCATAAATTTGAACTTGCTACGCTGGCAATTAAGCGGGGGGCTAAGTTCATTGGCACCAACGCGGATACTAATCTTCCAAATGAGCGGGGGCTAGTGCCAGGTGCTGGTTCAGTAATTGCGATGGTCGAACGGGCCACCCAACAACGTGCAACTTACATTGGTAAGCCGGAGACAATTATTATGCAGAAAGCGGTCGACCGGATTGGTCTCGATAAGCACGATTGTGTGATGGTTGGTGACAATTATATGACGGATATCTCAGCGGCAATTAACTTTGGGATTGACTCCTTATTGGTGTATACCGGTGTCTCTACCCCTGAACTAGTGGCACAACAGGCCGTCAAACCAACTAATGAGATCAATTCTTTGGACGAATGGGACCTAGACGATGGTGTGGCTAAATAA
- a CDS encoding metallophosphoesterase, translating into MQYFTSDTHFYHADLLGDNDFAPRLFPDVETMNQAIVDHWNARVTDQDTVYHLGDVALYFTRPAKLSYERVFALLAQLNGKIIFIKGNHDSRAFFKYLAAHDPQLNGQPKFEFHDVGVLIKYDHRQYYMTHYPMMMGIVKQIINLHGHIHHYAVNVKENINVGVDTPEVDYLDHPVPFGTPFSLAEIEQMVDGKAIDFAKRQ; encoded by the coding sequence ATGCAATATTTTACGTCCGACACACATTTTTATCATGCTGATTTGTTGGGGGACAACGACTTTGCGCCCCGGCTATTTCCAGATGTAGAGACAATGAACCAAGCGATTGTTGACCATTGGAATGCCCGTGTGACGGATCAGGATACAGTCTATCATTTAGGCGATGTTGCGCTGTATTTTACGCGACCAGCGAAATTGTCTTATGAGCGGGTTTTTGCACTCTTAGCACAGTTAAATGGCAAAATCATTTTTATAAAGGGAAACCATGATTCACGGGCCTTCTTTAAGTATTTGGCTGCTCATGATCCACAGTTGAATGGTCAACCGAAGTTTGAATTTCACGACGTGGGGGTACTGATTAAGTACGACCACCGCCAATACTATATGACGCACTACCCAATGATGATGGGGATCGTCAAACAAATTATCAATTTGCACGGGCATATTCATCATTATGCCGTCAACGTCAAGGAGAACATCAACGTGGGTGTCGATACACCAGAAGTCGATTACTTGGACCATCCGGTGCCCTTTGGAACGCCATTTTCACTGGCCGAGATCGAGCAGATGGTTGACGGTAAAGCCATTGATTTTGCCAAGCGCCAGTAA
- a CDS encoding bifunctional metallophosphatase/5'-nucleotidase: MDEQVTILHTNDIHSHFENWPRIQRYLLTEREQRRQSGSHVITVDLGDAVDRAHPLSEATQGQANVALLNAIGYDAVTIGNNEGLGLTHAALNRLYDRANFDVVLGNLTDTATQRPPQWALPAKIITTARGTRVLLLAFTAPFTLTYPLNGWTPASVKTRFPELLRQYAGQYDVLIVMSHLGINVDRWLAKQFPVIDVVIGSHTHHLLVNGELKNGVLIAAAGKYGEYIGRIELTIDHQHHVKAAAAHTVATASLPIVAGDETLITGWEQQGETLLTRQVVAKVPTQLRPHWHHASDLTALGLAAITDYAKTDLGMLNGGLFMRDLPAGMVNRNDLHTMLPHAMHVIRVTLTGEALWRLVYEMELVRPFLNKFPIKGMGFRGQVFGYIQYQGLTWKTGQHTLLVNGQPVNRQQTYQIALLDHDLFIPFFPTINISGRTEILFEAMLRTVVGDYLMRRWPVK; the protein is encoded by the coding sequence GTGGACGAGCAAGTCACGATTCTGCATACCAATGATATTCATTCGCATTTTGAAAACTGGCCACGTATTCAACGGTATTTATTAACCGAACGTGAGCAGCGCCGGCAATCTGGAAGCCATGTGATCACGGTTGACCTCGGCGACGCGGTTGATCGTGCCCATCCACTCTCAGAAGCCACTCAAGGGCAGGCCAACGTGGCGTTATTGAACGCGATTGGCTATGATGCGGTTACGATTGGCAATAATGAAGGACTGGGTTTAACGCACGCGGCCTTAAACCGGTTGTATGACCGCGCCAACTTTGATGTTGTTCTCGGTAATTTGACAGATACTGCAACGCAACGACCGCCGCAGTGGGCATTACCAGCTAAAATCATTACAACTGCACGGGGGACACGAGTCTTGTTGCTGGCATTTACGGCACCGTTTACGTTGACTTACCCGTTGAACGGTTGGACGCCGGCCAGTGTTAAGACGCGATTCCCAGAGTTGTTACGACAATATGCAGGGCAATATGATGTCTTAATCGTGATGTCCCACCTTGGTATCAATGTCGATCGGTGGTTAGCAAAACAGTTTCCGGTGATCGATGTTGTTATTGGCAGTCATACGCATCATTTACTGGTGAACGGTGAACTGAAAAATGGGGTCCTGATAGCGGCAGCTGGAAAATACGGTGAGTATATTGGGCGAATTGAACTGACGATTGATCATCAACATCACGTTAAAGCGGCCGCGGCGCATACCGTTGCCACGGCCAGCTTACCAATTGTGGCCGGTGATGAAACGTTGATTACTGGCTGGGAGCAACAGGGTGAAACGTTACTCACGCGGCAAGTTGTTGCGAAGGTGCCGACGCAGCTGCGGCCACATTGGCACCATGCAAGTGATTTGACGGCCCTCGGGCTAGCGGCCATTACGGACTATGCCAAAACTGATCTAGGTATGTTGAACGGTGGCCTGTTCATGCGGGATCTTCCCGCAGGCATGGTCAACCGAAATGATTTACATACCATGCTACCTCACGCGATGCATGTTATTCGAGTGACGTTAACTGGTGAAGCATTGTGGCGCTTAGTCTATGAGATGGAGTTAGTTCGCCCGTTTTTGAACAAATTTCCGATTAAAGGAATGGGATTTCGTGGTCAAGTCTTTGGTTATATCCAGTACCAGGGCCTCACGTGGAAAACGGGACAGCATACATTACTAGTGAATGGTCAGCCGGTCAATCGGCAACAAACGTACCAGATTGCGTTATTAGATCATGATTTATTCATTCCGTTTTTCCCGACCATTAATATCAGTGGTCGAACTGAGATATTATTTGAAGCCATGTTAAGAACGGTTGTTGGCGATTACTTAATGCGTCGATGGCCGGTTAAATAA
- a CDS encoding TIGR01906 family membrane protein, translating into MVWLNKFKNAAQWLSLYLWLVSGTIIVTINASWLYFANAVGQKLGATVNLTLGRLMTNYYQLLAYLNFPWVPKLTMNDFTDSTSALVHFADVKNLFMLDYGVFIVTSVVVYFFWQRLRRDRQLWRLVLPMQTALWVPPVVTVIMAINFDQFFIMFHKILFRNSDWLFDPLLDRIILVLPDTFFGQCFVLAFILIEWSFFYLLSIGRQALREAD; encoded by the coding sequence ATGGTGTGGCTAAATAAATTTAAAAATGCGGCTCAGTGGCTGAGTTTATACTTATGGTTAGTGAGTGGCACGATAATTGTAACAATCAACGCGAGCTGGTTGTATTTTGCCAATGCGGTTGGTCAAAAGTTAGGCGCAACTGTGAATTTGACATTGGGACGGCTGATGACGAACTACTATCAGCTGTTAGCATATCTTAACTTTCCGTGGGTACCCAAATTAACTATGAACGATTTTACGGATTCGACGAGTGCGTTGGTTCACTTTGCGGATGTGAAGAATCTATTTATGCTTGATTACGGTGTGTTTATCGTCACGAGTGTTGTGGTCTATTTTTTTTGGCAGCGACTACGACGTGATCGACAATTGTGGCGGTTAGTATTACCGATGCAGACAGCCCTCTGGGTACCACCAGTAGTGACCGTTATAATGGCTATCAATTTTGATCAGTTCTTTATCATGTTCCATAAGATCTTATTTCGCAATTCGGACTGGTTGTTCGATCCACTATTGGACCGAATCATTTTGGTCTTGCCGGATACGTTCTTCGGTCAGTGCTTTGTTCTAGCGTTTATCCTGATTGAGTGGTCTTTTTTTTACTTACTCAGTATCGGCAGACAAGCGTTACGTGAAGCGGATTAA
- a CDS encoding antibiotic biosynthesis monooxygenase translates to MSGKIAATFGTRKILTMIQQQNADRDLLLMQANATEDRYMLLDLTGEKTVFSSPVTYDVLLSKGSADWHGMTSFIFIDLPEEEQKVFKSKFSSFRHDYNKPDGLKHFWILRESKNNSAFVIVTNWHSDSEYAVWLRSASFKPFAKYITSDYGYHESRYSFVRSLKS, encoded by the coding sequence ATGAGTGGAAAGATTGCAGCAACATTTGGGACACGTAAAATTCTAACCATGATCCAACAACAAAATGCTGATCGTGACTTGTTATTAATGCAGGCCAACGCCACTGAAGATCGCTATATGCTACTCGATTTAACCGGCGAAAAAACCGTTTTTTCAAGCCCCGTAACGTATGACGTTTTACTTTCAAAAGGATCAGCTGACTGGCATGGAATGACAAGTTTCATCTTCATTGATTTACCGGAAGAAGAACAAAAAGTCTTTAAATCTAAGTTTAGTAGTTTCCGACACGATTATAATAAGCCAGATGGGCTGAAACATTTTTGGATCTTACGTGAGTCCAAAAATAATTCAGCCTTCGTGATTGTCACAAATTGGCATAGCGACTCCGAATATGCTGTTTGGCTGCGAAGCGCTTCATTCAAGCCATTTGCCAAGTACATCACCTCAGATTACGGCTACCACGAAAGTCGCTATTCATTTGTACGTTCATTAAAATCATAA
- a CDS encoding YutD family protein, whose translation MNREHIDELAEQQAERRRNLYHGLRTDKTHFEVSKHPFEIVYDYRQGFDLDKFVERYSSILNKYDYIVGDWGFEQLRLKGFFRDDMKDVQRSQTIGAVQDYLYEYCNFGCAYFIIKNERVIKPKRTSRSRKDDRRGKKNTNSRQSRARSNRNSSRSKQRRKSHSFTTKQKAAPFTEKRRQPAKVTAGNGKQAQTTKQSSGKRHFTIRQK comes from the coding sequence GTGAATCGCGAACATATTGATGAACTAGCTGAACAACAAGCGGAACGGCGGCGCAATTTGTATCATGGATTACGAACTGATAAGACCCACTTTGAAGTTAGCAAGCACCCGTTTGAAATCGTGTACGATTATCGCCAAGGGTTTGACCTCGACAAGTTCGTTGAGCGCTACAGCTCAATTTTAAATAAATATGATTATATTGTCGGTGATTGGGGCTTTGAACAGTTACGGTTAAAAGGTTTTTTCCGTGATGATATGAAAGATGTCCAGCGCTCACAGACGATTGGGGCGGTCCAAGACTATCTGTACGAATATTGTAATTTTGGTTGCGCCTATTTTATCATTAAAAACGAACGGGTCATTAAACCTAAGCGTACCAGTCGCTCACGTAAGGATGATCGGCGGGGAAAGAAAAACACTAATAGTCGGCAATCCCGAGCGCGGAGTAACCGTAACAGTAGTCGCAGCAAACAACGGCGGAAGTCTCATAGCTTCACCACTAAGCAGAAGGCCGCACCGTTTACTGAAAAGCGGCGGCAACCGGCGAAAGTTACGGCCGGTAATGGTAAGCAAGCGCAAACAACGAAGCAGAGTAGTGGTAAACGCCACTTTACGATTCGACAAAAGTAG